In the Triticum aestivum cultivar Chinese Spring chromosome 2B, IWGSC CS RefSeq v2.1, whole genome shotgun sequence genome, ATAGCCGGTGCTGCACATGTCTAACACTATGGCTCCGAAAAACTCAgctatcttcctccttgggcttcttctctcaTGTGTGGCCATGAGTAGTGCGGCGAGAATCCTTGAGGAGACCGTTCTGTCCCAGGAAGAGCACCAGACCGAGGTGCCACAGATTCCCAAGGTAGAGCTTCCATCGTTCCCGGAAGTACACCTTCCACCTAAGCCTGAGCTTCCCAAAGTGGAGTTGCCGCCGGTCCCAGAGGTGCACCTGCCATCTAAGCCTGAGCTTCCCAAGGTGGAGCTGCCACCGGTCCCTGAGGTGCACCTGCCACCCAAgcctgagctgcccaaggtggaGCTGCCGATGTTTCCGGAGGTTCACTTGCCACCCAAGCCGGAGATGCCCAAGGTGGAGCTCCCGCCGAAGCCCGAGATGCCAAAGGTGGAGCTTCCACCAAAGCCCGAGATGCCCACTGTTCCCGTGTTCCACTTCCCAAAGCCAGAGGCCAAGCCATGAGAATTGCCTTCTCAATATTATCGCCTCGTTCTACTTCGCTCGTACATGTACCCTAGTGTTGTGTTGCGTCAACGGTCTGATTGTTTAGTCATGGTCGACGATCACTGTGAGTGATATGTTTATATAAATATATATTTGATCGAAATATGTATCTGGCAACCATGTGGCAGATTGCAAAACGATCTACCGCATCCAGCCCCGTCAGATCTGGCAACCGCTCGATCTGCATCTCCTCCGTTCGCGACTCCTATGCCCGAGCGCCCAGGCATGGCGCCGCGAGCACACATTGACCGGCCATCAGCAGCTTCGATCGAACCACCTATTCCCTTGCACCCCTCGAGCAGCAGCGCCTCCTCAAGTCGCCGCCATACCCTGCTGCTCCAGCGAGCAGCTCCTTCCATGGCCAACACTCGCTAGTGCAGGAGCTCCATCACCATCTCCACGGGATTCCTGCCTCCCCTGCAGCCCATCGACGACCATGTCTTGCACACGTCTCGGCCATAGCAGCCTCTGCTGCCCGCTGTTCTGCTGGCCGAGCTTCTAGCCACGGCCATAGGCTCCGGCGAGCGCCGACTTCAAGAATAGGACACTTGCATCGATCTCCTTCATCTTTGAACAATAAGTTGCGTGCACAACTAAAATGGATTCGCAATGAAGAGATCTACGAATTTCATGTTGAAGTCCACGCGATTTGTAGCCTAAATCAACAAGTATGATGGATAATTGGGAGTTCTTTGTGTCTGTGTTTTCAGTGTTCAGTTTTCAATACGGGTTTGGTTGGTTGGAGGATGAAGACAACATTCTCGGTCAGCTTCAGAGAGAGAAAAGAGTTGGGTTGAGCCCAATGCTGGGTAGAGGCCTAGTTAGGAAAACTTAATGTTGGCTAAAGAAAACATGTTCTGTGGGTTTTTTAGCTTCACTGGTGCATCATTTGTACTACATTTTAAGACCTAACGACTTACATATAAATATTATGCTAACTCCGCGAGCGGCAGGCAGCCACCGGACAAGGATGCCGCAACCCTTCGGCATCCTTGCGACGCTAGagggacgacaacgacgacggcagGTGGTCGTTCCGTATAGGGTTTAGTTTTTTAAATACTAATTTTTAGTAAAATGATCGAAAAATCATCCATTTATGTAAATTATATCTGAACTTGAATGAAATCCGCCCAACTTGCACGAATTTCGTCTGATTAGTTTGAACAGTTGTTGAAATGTATGTGGGCAGTGTTGGATGGCGGCCTCCGACATCAGTGTCCACGGACAGATGCCGGAGCAATAAAAATTTGACCGGAAATGCCGAAGCAAATTTGCGGGTCATCATTGAAGACGCCCTTATCTCTCAAAACTCTGAAAAACCAACATATTATAACAATGTTGTGATTCATATTCCGAGTTAATTGTTAGCCTGTTAAACTCGAGGCTGGTTTTGCTTCGGCAAAAAATGTTTATTGACTTTTGCATTGCTTGTTTTGTGGAACCCTTGGACAACGTTTCGTCTTCACAGCTGACCTAACATTGTTGATGTTTTGAACGGTCGTACCTGCCCTGAACGCAGCTTCACTGCGTCCACAACTGCAGCCCAAAGAACCAGAGTGCTGCCGCTCCCAAACCTTGAACAAATATAGACTCAGAAACACATACATTGGACAGAAGTGCACACAAGTAGATGAACAAACTTGTTGCAAAATCTGTACTCTCTCCCCTCGCCGACTTTTGCACCCTATAAGTAGCCAGCAGCCCCAGCTATCTCTCCCACACTCAAACTACACTGCCAGAGATAGCCGGTGTTGCACATGTCTAACACTATGGCTCCGAAAAACTCAgctatcttcctccttgggcttcttctctcaTGCGTGGCCATGAGTAGTGCGGCGAGAATCCTTGAGGAGACCGTTCCGTCCCAGGAAGAGCACCAGACCGAGGTGCCACAGATTCCCAAGGTAGAGCTTCCACCGTTCACGAAAGTACACCTTCCACCTAAGCCTGAGCTTCCCAAAGTGGAGCTGCCGCCGGTCCTGGAGGTGCACCTGCCATCTAAGCCTGAGCTTCCAAGGTGGAGCTGCCACCGGTCCCTGAGGTGCACTTGCCACCCAAgcctgagctgcccaaggtggaGTTGCCGACGTTCCCGGAGGTTCACTTGCCACCCAAGCCGGAGATGCCCAAGGTGGAGCTCCCGCCGAAGCCCGAGATGCCAAAGGTGGAGCTTCCACCAAAGCCCGAGATGCCCACTGTTCCCGTGTTCCACTTCCCAAAGCCAGAGGCCAAGCCATGAGAATTGCCTTCTCAATATTATCGCCTCGTTCTACTTCGCTCGTACATGTACCCTAGTGTTGTGTTGCGTCAACGGTCTGATTGTTTAGTCATGGTCGACGATCACTGTGAGTGATATGtttatctactaccactataaaaagaagagaggggcagatccaaacaatcatATCCATTCATCATTAAAATCTAATGGCCCTTAATCATTCTGTGTTTAACGCTATCAACCACGCAATAAGCCACAGTCTATCGATGCCCAGCAGTAAAAAAGAAAGGAAACCGCTCGCTTGCACGACCTCCTCCTTCTcccgcacgacctcctcctcctcccgcagccgcGCCATTCGCCTCCCGCAGCCGCGCCCTTCaccgcctcctcgcgccgccggagccACGTGAAGCGGCCGCGGGTCGCCGGGAGACTCCCCAGCCGCACNNNNNNNNNNNNNNNNNNNNNNNNNNNNNNNNNNNNNNNNNNNNNNNNNNNNNNNNNNNNNNNNNNNNNNNNNNNNNNNNNNNNNNNNNNNNNNNNNNNNNNNNNNNNNNNNNNNNNNNNNNNNNNNNNNNNNNNNNNNNNNNNNNNNNNNNNNNNNNNNNNNNNNNNNNNNNNNNNNNNNNNNNNNNNNNNNNNNNNNNNNNNNNNNNNNNNNNNNNNNNNNNNNNNNNNNNNNNNNNNNNNNNNNNNNNNNNNNNNNNNNNNNNNNNNNNNNNNNNNNNNNNNNNNNNNNNNNNNNNNNNNNNNNNNNNNNNNNNNNNNNNNNNNNNNNNNNNNNNNNNNNNNNNNNNNNNNNNNNNNNNNNNNNNNNNNNNNNNNNNNNNNNNNNNNNNNNNNNNNNNNNNNNNNNNNNNNNNNNNNNNNNNNNNNNNNNNNNNNNNNNNNNNNNNNNNNNNNNNNNNNNNNNNNNNNNNNNNNNNNNNNNNNNNNNNNNNNNNNNNNNNNNNNNNNNNNNNNNNNNNNNNNNNNNNNNNNNNNNNNNNNNNNNNNNNNNNNNNNNNNNNNNNNNNNNNNNNNNNNNNNNNNNNNNNNNNNNNNNNNNNNNNNNNNNNNNNNNNNNNNNNNNNNNNNNNNNNNNNNNNNNNNNNNNNNNNNNNNNNNNNNNNNNNNNNNNNNNNNNNNNNNNNNNNNNNNNNNNNNNNNNNNNNNNNNNNNNNNNNNNNNNNNNNNNNNNNNNNNNNNNNNNNNNNNNNNNNNNNNNNNNNNNNNNNNNNNNNNNNNNNNNNNNNNNNNNNNNNNNNNNNNNNNNNNNNNNNNNNNNNNNNNNNNNNNNNNNNNNNNNNNNNNNNNNNNNNNNNNNNNNNNNNNNNNNNNNCCACGTGTTTTGTTGTTTCAAGAGATTGAGTCATGGGCTGTGATCAAGCATTATCTATTGACATGAAAGGTAGATCTATTTAGATCATGAAGGTTTGCGCACTGTGATACAAAAAGGCCGTATGCATCGACGAGGCGAAGGTGGGGCTTACTGGGATGGGTTGAGAGGAGGCAGTGGAGAGAGTAAATGGGAGAGGCGGATGGTGAATATAGGATGTTGATAGAATAGATGAATTTGTGCGTGCAGGTTATCTGTTCCAAGGTCTGCTCGGGGTATGCAGCCTTGTTGGAACTACTGGAGTTGGAATCTTCAAAGTTTGAGTTTAATCCTTTCTAATCAATGAATGTTATTGATGGAATTTTCCAACTCTGTTCTCGACTATATGGAACCTCTTGCTATTAAATTGAAGTACCAATCATGGCTCTTGGGTCTTCTGTACATGTATGTGTACATTACTTACTAATGGTATATGCACTAGACCTTTCTGTATAGGATGACCCATTTCTAGGCATAGGCATACAGAGGTTTCAATTTTGAAATTTGGCAGGCTTAATTAAAGAATTCAATTTCCTCCTATTTTTGTATGGACAATGTATGTGCCTCTTAGAAGATGACTTTCTATTCGTACAAAGTACTATTTTGTGTGTGTCATCTGTCATGCATAGCCAAGACAACCTAACTATCTGATCTTTGGGATGCTAATTTGTGCACACACAATAAAAACCAGCAGCAACGACAATGTTTCCTGTAAAGATCAATACCTGCTACATCTTCATTGTTTCCTTTGATAATGAATTCTTGCTACAGCTACAGTGGATCCTGTGATGCATTGCGAGGCCTGCAACGGCTTCGAGTTTTAACATTTTTTAGTTTTAGTCCAGCAATGAAACGCATGTTTCTATCTAAAATTTTCTTCCTCTGTTGATCACCAGGTTCCTGAAGCATTGTATTTCCAGTTAAAGGATGTAGTGATGTTACAGAGGAGTGCGCGGCTGGCCGGCCTATGTGATGTTCCTGCCTGCGGCTGCCACCAGGCTGTGCATGCGGCTTGCTTTGTTCAGGTCCTCTCAATTTCAGGAGAGGAAGTGAACTCGATTAATACTGTCAATTTGGGAAGCAGTTTTTGTGATTCTGGTTCAGCATGGATAATGTTGTTTAGCACTGTAAACATTGTCATGGTTAATTTTAGTTACTAGATGGAACAGCAGTGCTACAAATTTTAGAACTAGGACGTCGTTTTCCACAGTTCTATCGTACAGTCACAGTTCTAAGCTTAATCTTATTAGTTCTGTAGCATTGCAGATCAGGGTCTTTTTTCCTAGAAGATCAATACCTTTGGTCAGATTTAGCTTATTTGATAGTGAACAAAACATAAATGGTGTGAATATAACGAATAATTACGCGGTGTGACCTATCAAAACTATTAACGTGAATTTTTCAGTTCTCATTTTTACACTTTTTATTCTTCCCTTGAGATCCACTGTTTGCTCTTCTAACAGTATAATACTAGCTGTGCACTTGCAGCCCCTTTCAGTTGAGCTGGGTCCTGGTATCCTCGGGAACATCTTTTTAGGGAATCCAGGTAAGCTCAGCATGATAAATTGATAATCAGTCCATTTCATTCATTTACTCTTTATCTGTGTCACTTGTCACAACCTCATTCCTGTTAAATTTGAAGCGCCCACTAAATACTATTGCTATTAGATCTAAAGACGATGCACTCTAGAAATTTAAGTGAAAAAAGTTGGGTAATGCATTTAGCATATTTTAACTGTGAACGAGGGACATTCCTGTTAATCTTTGGAAGGCCCTCTAAAATATCTCCTTTTATTGTTTGCTTCAACTGTTGGAGATGTTCTCGCAGGcggagatctatatgatgtaagtTCTTATGGTGTTG is a window encoding:
- the LOC123041028 gene encoding protein PELPK1; translated protein: MSNTMAPKNSAIFLLGLLLSCVAMSSAARILEETVLSQEEHQTEVPQIPKVELPSFPEVHLPPKPELPKVELPPVPEVHLPSKPELPKVELPPVPEVHLPPKPELPKVELPMFPEVHLPPKPEMPKVELPPKPEMPKVELPPKPEMPTVPVFHFPKPEAKP